TGTCAGATGTTCCACGTCTTGGAAGACGGCGACGAGCAGGGTGGGAATGATGGCGATAGACCGAGTCAGGATCACTCGGGCAAAGCGCGACCATTTTAGGTTCAGGAATCCCTGAAAGGAAGCATGGACACTAGTGACCGTCCGtgacaggagaaagagagatgcCTGGGGAAGTCAGGAACCCTTTAGAAGCACAGGGCTAGACACTCCACGCTGTGCTAATCCCTCCATTTTACCCCGGCACACACCTCCATGACAAACTGGCCAGAATAGGTTCCAGTCATGGTGGAGCTCTGACCGGCAGCCAGGATCCCCACCGCCCAGATGTAGAGAGCCGCAGGCCCGAAGTAACATCCAAGCACAACACcctgggaaagggagggagagacaggcttGTCAGTGACCTGCTTAGATAACACCCAGAGCAGCAGCCCTCTGCAGCACCTTCCTCTGCTCGGGAACATCAGCACACAAGTATCATGCCGGGCACTGCACAGAAGTGATGCTGATTCGGATGTGACATGGAGGCTTCCAACCTCGCTCTGCTGCTGCCCTGCATCCCTCAGCCCAgccctccctcctctctatgCTCCTGGGCCTTCATCTCTAACCTCTACCTTAAACAATCAAGAGGCAGAGCCCACACTTCCCAAACAACTCTTTGATGCACCTTTCTGGTGAGTGGAGGGAGGCGTGCAGACAGTGCGGTACACTCTGTTCCTGGGGTCACAACGGATCACTAGCCCCAGCAGAGCCTAGTGACCCAACTTCACCAAGCTCCTCCTCTGCCATTCCAGCCAGCACCTGCAGAACCTTAGGAGCCCCTGCTGTGCAACCTTTCAGCCCATCAGctacctgcccctgccccctggCCCCATAGAACCCCAAATATGTTCCTGGCATATGGGCCCCCAAAATAAAAGATACTCAGGAGCTATGCTCAGATCTGAAACAAACTCAGAGGCCAGAGATTATGCTACCATCTCTGCTGCAAACAGCATGCTTACCCCTTTGTAGATATCCACGGCCAGGGTAGAGTTGTCACTGGGAAAGAGGTCAGCATGGGGGCTGCTGTTGTTTCTGCAGACATCAACCTAAAGCCCAAAGCAGTGTAAGGCAATGTGTAGCTTAGAAGAACCCGTAAGAGCTCCCTTATCTGTCTCACCAAATTTCTCTGCGAGAGACAAGCTATAGGACCTGCTCCAGGAGGGTCACGATCATGACGCAGGCACAGCCAGAGCACTGCCACCTGCAACCTCCCCCAGGCTTTAATATCTCAAAGCATCAATGTTCACTGAGAGAGTGCATGGCAGTATGCAACTACTGGggcattataaattaaaataagaggAGAGAGCACACTAGGAGGCTCCCATGACAACATTCAGAGGCTGAGATACAAGAAACCCAAAgctgaggccagactgggctgtACAGAGAGAACCTatataaaaaaccaaaactaaactaaaagacacgcccagtgtggtggtgcacacctttaatttcagtacttgagaggcaTGGGCAGGCTGATTCCTGTGAATTCTAGATCAGCCTAGTCTATTTAGTGAATTTCAAGtctccagccagggctacacagtgagtccctttttcaaaaaccaaaacccaaatcaaaacaaaaaagagaagacaaagtaGAGGCTTCAAATGTAAGAGGACGTCAGGAGTCAGACACAAGCAGGGGTCAAAGGTCCTGTAGAAACAGAGTGGTTATGAGTAGGTAGGAGTCTGGATGAGGCTGGGTGAAAGGCCTGCCTAgcaccatgtgtgcatgcacagggccctgggttcaactctaaacaacaacaaaactcaaaaaaaacccaaactaacaaaatacacaggcagcaggaattaagacacagaacGCAAATGACTCGAGTCTTGTCCTGCACAGCGAGTGCTTCTGTTTTGGGGACTCCCTCTAACCTGGCCTCAGCTCAAACATCGGGAGGAGCAGAGCAGATAGGTGGGCAGAAGCTAACAGGAAGGAACAGAAATGCCAGGATGAGAGCAGGAGACAAGTGGAGTCCAAGGCCAGCTCCTCCTGGCCCCAGACTGGATGTGGGCGGTACCTAGGCTTCAGACAGACTCCCCTGGGTCATTGTTCTTGTCTGCCCCACCCCAGCATGCAGTTCACCCTGGCACTCACCACCTGCTCATTGGTTTTCTCAAAAAATGCTTCAGCAAAGACAGAAACGACAAAGACGTTGATGATAAAGGAGACAAAGAGTGCGATGCAGGACTCGATGAAGAAGTACTTGTTGGCCTCTCGTACTTCCTGCTTATTGGCCCGGTTCACCTGCCTAGACTagagagaacagcagcaggcAGTCACTTTCCGCCAGGAGCACAGTCTCTCTGTAACAACTCACAAGTCTGCAGTCAGCTGGATAAAGGAGGAGGCCTCAGCTCCCTGAGCCAGGAGACTCCCCAACCTCTGACAACACTGCACAACCCCCACGTAGGGGAGCCAGTGACCAGGTGACTCCcgagctcccagagactgtggGAGGACCACAGACTAACCTCAGTCCTGAGGCTACTGGACGAATCACCAAGTGTCTGAACTATCTCAGCGAAGGAGGAAAGTCCTTCCCTCCTGACCTCCTGAAGAACACTCGCCCAGCATTTTGTGGACATTTTTTCTGGTCAATTTGGTGATAAACCCTGACCAGCCAGCCTTGGAAAGCCTGCTTGCTCAGAGCTCTAACAGTGCGGTACAGAGAGGCGCCGCTCACCTTGACCAAGGCAGAGTGCAGGTACATGTTGTGCGGCATGATCACGGCTCCCACGATGCCCACGGCCTGCTCCACCTGAGGGGTGCGGCAGCCTGAACAGGACGGCACGAACATGCCCCTGAGAACTTGGCTTTGGCTGGGCTTCACTGTAATATACTACACAGCAACACAGCACCCGTTAGCCTTCACTGCAGCAGGAAATGGAGAGCAGCAGCAGGCAGAACTGGCACCCTtcactcccctccctcctctgtagCAGCTACCCGGAACATGAAGAGTATGAAGTCAGCAAGGACTCGCCTAGGATTCGCAAGGCCCCGAGTCTGACCCCAGCATCATCAACGAAAAGGAATTAAGGGAGACGTGGTCTGAGCATAAACTGCCCCACAGGCTCACAGCCAGACTCAGGTCCTGTCCGGCTGTACTATTTTGAGAGGTGGTATAAACACTGGCAGTGTAACCTACCTAGATGTAGGTCAATgtcctgcttcctgtctgcacTGAGGTAAAGTCTCCCACACACATCTCCTGCCCAAGGAGCTACAGGCCAGACCAAGCCTCTGAAACCCTAGCTAAACAGACCTTTCCTCCTCCTGTTATTTTCCACAGTATTTGGTTACAATTACACAAAGATGACTAATACCAGGGCTCAGAGGATTCAGGACTGTATATTCTGAATAGCTTACATTACACTTTGAGAGGTATAGTGCAGATATGCAGAGAACACAGTGTTCTGAGGTAAGGAACTGGCTGAAGCTCTCTCTGTTGTTATCTGCATCACTGTAGCTGCTGACACAGACCCAACAACAGTCCAGCTTGAACCTGGCTCCACACACCCTTCTTCATCTGCTCATCTAGAAACCAGCTGTGCTGTCACGCGTGTGTGAGGCGTGGGTGGTCCCTGAGCACACGAGTGTGTGGGGAGTGAGTGGTCCCTGAGCACATAAGTCTGCAGGGAAGGGGGTCGTGCTCACTCCAACTTCCTCTTGGGACAGAATTTCTCTTCAAGACAACCTAGAATTTTTTTGGGACAACCTAGAAAAATTGACTCACAGACTAAACatctttttaatgtttaagcaGGCCTGTAAGTAAAAACCAGTTTATAACAAATGGACATTTAAAAAGGTACAAATAATGGTATTAATCCCTAGGGATGGGCAAAGAACAAGCCAAGAAAATAATCAGTCACCTATAACTCACCAACAGTCTGTCTTACTCtggagccctggctgccctggcacTCTCCAGGTAGATCAGGCAGGCCCCACACTCAGAGAGACCAGCCTGCTCCCTCTCCTTAGCAGCTagtaaaggtgtacaccaccctGTCCAGCTCACCATCAGCTGTTTTAATAAAGGAAACAGCCAGGCTATGATTAATTAATTTCAGCCCTGGTAAGCTCAAACAGAACCGCTTTGAGTTAGCAGCAGTTAGTAATAACCCTGAAGCCTCCTCTCTATTCCACTCCAGAGCTGTTCTGTGTCAAGGGAGCTAACCTGGGACCAAAAATGATGGTCCTGAAAGGTCCTGAGGAGTCTAGTCATTTTTGATGCCCCCAAAAATCTCTATAGGCCTTCCTGCACATGAGTCCTTCCTGCACATGAGCCCTTCCTGCATATGAATCCCTGCCATAGACTGTATTATATCCCTTTCAGAGCAGCCCAGAAGTACCTGGCTTTTTGCTGACTCAATACAATTCAACTATTCTGCATTATtgctttttataataaaagactACAAATGAGACAAAATGAAACTTTGTTTTAAACTGTTAACAGCCTGCAACACTTGCCTCATATCCAAACGTGAGGGCCATGATAGTGATGAGAAAGCCAAAAAATGCTTCCAGCTTCCGCAAGCCTGAAGAGGAAGTGCAGCAGTGAGCACGGAGGACAGGCGTCCCCACAGCCGTGTGCCCGAAGCTGGCGGCTGGGACTTACCCACCTGCTCCAGGCCTTACCATATTTGTccaaaaagagaaatacaaaagtATCTGCGATGGTGATGAGAACTCCACCCCATAAGGGAACCCTAGATCAGAGATAAGAAGAGTGATTAAAGACCCAGTGAAGATTTCTTCACATCCTGTCCAACACCAAACATCCGGGAAAGCTAGGTCCTATGGAGGAGCAATAGTGGGGGAAGCAGAAGCCCATCCACTGGAACTCTAATTGAGAGCCTGCTGTGTCAGACGTGTGGGACACACAGCTGAAAAACATGGGGTCGTATGCAGAAGGACCTCACTGTGCAGTGGGATAAGCAGACTTGCAGATAAGTAACCGTGACACAAAATGTGCACACTCCACTTAATTAGAAGTGCATACAGCCCGTCCTGGGAATGGAAGACGGATAGTACCACAGCTGGGGGATAAGGTGGCTCAGACTAGTTGAATTCTGAACACTAAACATGAGCTAGCTTTTCACTTCCACTCTGGCTTTGGAACCCAGCTTAGTACTGACAATGTTCTAGAGGGAAGCCCCACCCCAACCTCCCAGCAGACAGGAGATTGACAAGTGTTCTAGGGAGAAGCCCCGCCCCCACCTCCCAGCAGACAGGAGATTGACAAGTGTTCTAGAGGGAAGCCCCAACCCCACCTTCCTGCAGACAGGAGATTGATGGCAATGGCTGAGCCAATGACTTCCTGCATATCAGAACCAATGATTGCCAACTCCACCATCAGCCACAGGATGATCCGTGGGACCTACAAAACAAAGAGTGGTTCTGATAATTCGTTTTTGTTCAGGATTTAGACTTTGTCATAGACCCACAGTCAGCCATACATAGCCCTCACTGGAGAACTAGCAGAACTCAGCCCTCCGCGGCACATCACAGAGTAGAAAAGAACTTCCTGTGGGACACTGTGAACCAAGGGCAGGGCGCCAACCCAGCTCTTCAGTTCTCCTTAATTCTTTTCAGGAGAAGAATGggatttcttttcattattttccacTTACTCTCTTGCCTAGAGACAATCTAAAAAGTTacagaggaaaataaatatacaaatgtgCTCCAAATGGGAGTCAAGAGAGAACgggaaataagaaattaaaacctCTAACTTGCCCCTAACTACAGTTGCAAAACAAACATGGGACAGACTTTATCATTTtaagtttaataaaaatatacaagaagagaaaaagatatGTGCAAAAGTATTCAAGGTAAGGGGCTTAaaaagatggcccagtggctaaGGGCATGTACTGCTCTGGCAGAAGACGAGACTAAATgccagctcccagcacccatgtcttgCTGTTCCCAATTCCCTCAAGGGTCCAGCCTGTACCCACCACTCTGCCTCTAAAGCCGCTACAGACagctacactcacatgcacacacccaaatacatacacatacaatcttaaaaaataaaaacaaatctctttttaaaagtattcaaaGTAAACATTCAGAACAGACAGAAAACAGCAAACCAGGAAACTAAATCTGGACCAGCAGATGAGTGGAAAGGCAAACAGTTAATGTTGGTTTACTGGTGCTAGGAAGCCCGTAGATACTTAAGACACAAAGTTTCCTGTCACAAATACACATTATGTGCACAAATAAAGAGAAACTAAAGGGAATTATAAAACAGCAAAACCTTCTAAAAAAATtggtaaaaataatttatatttatcacaTATGATAGATAGCACATGCCTACAACaccagtgttgggggccgacttttagcagaaagcggctatcagctttgcagccatcttgagccatataccctgacaggagacttggattacaatagcctacaacagctgagcacactctgatacccaggactttccttgggtgtgtgagattaaaggtgtgtgagattaaaggtgtgtgacttaaaggtgtgacttagagatcagatttagagacaagacctaagggcatgattaaaggtgtgaccaaaaggcgtggcttagaagtgagacatataaaaggaacagaaaaatttggagtaacagattcagacactaggagtaggagtagacattagacactcagaagagaacaaattgagtacaactaggaactaggaggagtacaactagggactaggaactagggactaggaactcaagacttgggacttggactaggaagagagactgaagaataaacgggattgactcacactctgtctggtctacaTTCTTCGAATctgtcctcactcactctcttgctgaaccccgacccatgggcCGGagcaacattttaggccgcccaaagtggggcagctcgggccccaacatttttggcacctaaacgtgggctagtgcgggCCTCAACACACCAGCACTCAGGAATTCCAGCAGGATGACCAAGAGTTCAAGAACATCctaagctacagagagaaacagtcagtcagtcagtcagtcagactGACATACTGATGACTGATAGACCAGCCTAGGagaatcaagaagaaaaattCACGCTCACGGTCAGAAGTGAGACTAAGCATCTAGGGCACATTCAAAGGAGGCCCACTTCATATCTAAGATAAAACTAACTTGAAAATGTCCTCGGCCATGCCCGGAGTAGTTCAATCTCTGGGGATTGGTTAAGTGTTTGTGAGAAGCACTGCCTGGCCCCAGGGTCTCCCAATAGCAGTCATTCACATTTTAGGTGGTGGTAAGGCACTCAGAAGGAAGAAATAGGGCAGAGCAAACTGATAATATTCAGCAAATTCAAAGCTCCTACAACATAtactttattaaaagaaaacatatttttcaagAACAAGAGTGACTGGTAGAAGCTTCCTCATGCAAAATTTACTAAGGAAACGGTGTGCAGCTGTAACTCTCCCAGGAAACTGGTGTGTGCATGTAACtctaggaagcagaaacagacatTAGGTGTTCTAGGCCATCCTTGGCTAAGTACAgggttcaatgccagcctggtctacatgagtctgtctcaaaatGGCAACGAAAAATCAAGTCCCATATTAGATTCTGAAGGAGAGACACGGACTGACGGCAAGAGAGATGGTAGGATCCCTTCAGTACTTCCAGTTTCAGGGACACCGACTCCAAGCCCTCCACAGCTCTGTGCAGACTGCAGCCAAGACCTGATGCCAGACACACAGACTCCTCTAAGGCAGCAGATAGTCAGGACAATGTGCTGCTCACCTTGGGATACTGACGGTGGCAAACTTCAGCAAGATGCAAGCCGGTGACCACTCCAAGTCTCGCTGCAAGGCGCTGGAGCAGCAGCCCCACGATGGTGGCCAACAGGAGCACCCAGAGCAACTGAGGAGAAAACACCCAGCACTCATTAGGCAGTTGAGAAAGACACCCAAGGCTCATTAGGCACCTGGGACATAGCTCCGTCAAGACAAAGTCAGGTCAGGAATATGGTTCCACGTTCTGTATCAGCTTCTACACATGACCCACGAGGCGGctgcatctctgtgtctctcagctGGTGTCTCTCCTAAGGAAATTATGTGGATAAACAAAAGCCCACACACCATTTCACACAGGAGTCGCTGTCCATGCAGGCCTGTGCACACGGGGACAGTGATGGAGATGTGCTGGCTGACTGAGAAGGCCATGGGCTCAGTGTCTGAAtacagttggtggaactgtctgGCAAGGAACACAAAGTGTGCTATTGTTGGGGGGAtgtgcacggggggggggggtttgagggCCATTCTAAGTGCCTTTTCCGCTTCCTGTCTGGTGATCAagatgagctctcagctgctcctgctgccacCATCATGAACtgtaaccctctgaaactgcaagcccaACTAAGTTGTTCTGTTTTATACGTTGTCTTGTCACAGCGTTGTTACAGGATTAGAAAAGTAACTCAGACAGAAGGTTGGAGACACCAAGCTCCCCACTACATGACAACGCACGAGCCATGTGATTACATACTGAGAGAAAAACTGCTCATACAGAAACAACCACACAGCATCTAAGCAACCacgcccagagcccagagcccaggggGCAGCACAGCACACAGCTAACAGCTACCTGTACACACTCAGGCGTTACAGCTACCTGTACACACTCAGGCGTTACAGCTACCTGTACACACTCAGGAGTTACAGCACACTCACCGttgatatgtgtatatttttatacatataaatgtatacattacATTTGCCTGTTTCTCACAACCGAGAATCGCTCTGCCATGAACTGCATACCCTGTGATAGATCTTTGTACCCTTGACTAGTAAATTATAAAGTAGATTATTATCTGAGTCAGGCGTGATTGCACAAACCTTTTATTTCAGTATTTGGAAagcagaagccagcctggtctacagagtgagttccaggacagctatgtAGGGAGATCCCgcctcaaaaaaactaaaataaataaataagtaaaaagactATATTATCATCTGCATAGACTTCATTCATGGCATAGCTGACTTTTACATTTTCAGTGTGTGTAAGCTGTCAGCTCATCTGTTGTTTTCATCAGTGGTATTAATCTACAGAGAACCTGCAGTAAGTGCACATGAGTAGACACACACAGTTCACACCTGTGTTTTTCAAGGGGTTAGCTCTCCCTGAAGGTACAGCCTGAGGCTGCTCAGTGAGAGCAAGAGAAGCGATGTAAGAGCGTAATGAGTGCTCAAAAGGACAGGGAGAGCCCGGCAAGTCCATCCGAGATAGCCCACAAGGTTCgagtccatccccagcactgcaaaaattgcagtaacaataacaacaatgaaaacttGCTTTTCAGCTGGGATAAAACTGGAGCTCACCTTAAATCCAGCCACTGCACCAGACTGCAAATCAGATTCAATGTTTCCTGGATCCAGGTAGGCAATGCTCATAAGAAAGCCAGGCCCCGTGAATGCCCAGAGTTTACGGAAGCTAAAACAAGAGTGCtgtaaaagagagaggaaatgcaGTCTGAGTATCACCCATTCTAATGCCCtgtaaaagagagaggaaatgcaGTCTGAGTATCACCCACTCTAATGCCCtgtaaaagagagaggaaatgcaGTCTGAGTGTCACCCATTCTAATGCTCTACTATTTTTTCACGCGTGAAGAAGCAACACCagctgcagaggaccagggtggaCACTGCACGAGCCTGTGCTCCATGGCCGGCTCATCCACTTTTTACCAATAAGATGGCCTCTTCTCTCAGTGGCAGCCCTTTCTTTACCTGCTCTCCATAACTCGGTCCAAACTGAAGTAACAGGGCACCTTTGTGCCCACCCACttcccacacaggagcagacccaCGTTTGAAAAAGAGTAACACAAAATCCACACTTTCATAATTTTAAAGCAACGCTCACTGAGCCACTCAGCATCCCTGTTTGAAGCCTTCCCATAATGCCTGGCTTATTCTGATGACAAACAATGCAGCTGTCAGAGACTGGCTGCCGAGGTGAGACCTGCGGCTGTCGAGCGTAAGTGGTGAGCAGAACCTTCCCTTTCCCCAGGACACAGGGTCCCCTGCACGGACTGTCACTGACCTCCTCCTCAGGAATGGGGATTTTCTCGTCAAAGTAGGTGGTGAAAGGTTCCTCAGAGTCCCCGGTGGAGTGTGGGAGGGAAGAGTTGCTGTAGGCAGGGTTGATGGCGCCAAGGCTGGCAGAGTCTCCATGGTCCCCAGAAGCACCATCTGAGTCAACATAAGAACCCACTAAGGAGCATTCTCAATGATGCTGAAATCAAAGCCTTCACCCTGACGGACATCTGACCCGCGTCTGGTAGCCGCTCCCTGTCACTGAAACGGTCTTAGACCCAGCTCGGCCCACAAGAGACCAGTTTGGTTTCAGTACAGTGTATCCTCAACAGTTTATTAATCAACATTCTAagtaaatgtatgcatgtatacacgtatatatttacttaaaagaGAGCGTCTAATATGTAGAGACCAGCCTGAAGCCCAGGATGACTATAAACGTGACCCCTCTCTTACCTCCAGGCCCCACGTGCTGGGACCACAGCCACAGGCCACCATACTAGGTTTTCTGTAGCACTGATGACTAAGCCCAGGGCGTcacgcatgctaggcaagcactctgtaactaagttacatccccagcccaattaatttttttacagGTGGTACATGCACATGGTTGAAAACAGACGGACAAGCGGACTGTGGTATAAGCCTGCTTCCTATTCTGTCATGCAGGAGGTAGGAAAAAAGACTGAGATtgcagggtcagcctgggctaaacctagaccctatctcaaaggaaagaaaaagaagttcaaAAGCCTGCAGGAGCGCTCCGGGTCCTAGGTCAGTCTAATGTAGATCTCATTAACCCTTTGAGAATGTCACGCAGTGCACTGCTCATACTCATCCTTCGCCCCCTTTATCTCCGTCAGAtccactctccctcctcccactctgtGCTCCCTGATCAGTGTCACAGTACTTCTCTTACTCCACACTTCTATGCCCACTGGGTAACTTTTAGAATCACCTCACTTTTCTCTAAGAACACTGCCATGCTTGAGAGGCTAAATCAAGAGGATCGTAAGTCTGCCATCAACCTGGGCTACAATTTAACAAGACTTTGACTTGAACAACTCACACTTAGGACTCAACACTGACACACGAGGCCACTAGTAACCTGGAATCTAGTTTTTAAGAGAAACTAAGTCAGTCAGCTAGGACATTCTCCGTCCCATCACTAGGTAGGAACCACTCTAAGAATCATTCTTGGaaatgacacaacagaagagaactGGACAACCCTGACAGAGTTGAGGCTCAAGATGGCACTTGcaagcaggaggaacaggagtCCTGACTAAGGCCTACACACAGGGCTGAAGGGCTAGTGGTCACGGGTGCTGGCACCCTGTGACAGCGGGGATCACAGAAGCCTGATAGCAGTGCTTCCACAAGGTCCGTATTTTACAGTTAATGTTAAATGCCAGGAGGGAAGGCCCTGCAGAAAAGGGCTAATCTACCTACCCAAAGCCTACAAAGTCTACTCTGCCGCAGGCATCAGATGGCTAGGTTGAACCacagaacaaagctttcttctctttcccataAATCCCAATAACCAACCCAAAAAATCAGAGCTGACTCTAGGAAACTGGTCTAGTCTACATAGCTGTCACTATTCAGGAAGAAGTGGGGACTCTAGGGGGGCTCAGGTTCAGAAAGGACTCGGGGTAAAGCAGAGCATGGAGAGCTTGCCCTGTGAGCCTCAGCTTCTGCCACGTACACTGAAACACGGGCAAACACAGCCAGCATGCTAGAGGTCACTGCCAAGCCTGGGAGTGACCTTGTCCTTGCATTATTGCAAGCAGAAACCAAATCAGCTAGTCATGACTCAGCGGCAGTTAGAAATAAAGACATGAGGCAGAACTCTATGACTATAGATTCATTTTCGTTCCTACCCTGTCACCAGATAAGACTTCTGATTGGACTTCTTAGGACAGACAGCAAGAGGGCCAGCCTGTCACTGCCTAAGCCCAACCCCATGTAGATAACGGCTCAAAGCTGTAAGTTACCGTCTGGCATCTTTTCTTCAGGGTCCAACACCATGGTAGATACCGGAGGGTCTGTGCTCTTAGAATAGGATTctgtaagagaaaagagaggggagaattaGCAAGGATAGAACTAACACTTTGTCAAGGTATGGCTGAAAGAAACAATGTATGCAGGAAAGAAACAATCCCTCTGCTCCATTAGCTAAACCTGAAAATAATCACAGCTTTCAGGATTAGAGACATTCACAGAAACAATAGAATGCAAGGCCAGAAAGACTGTGAGGCTGGGAGCTAGCAAGCCCcaaccagcctgagctatgtgcaCTCGCTCAGTGCTGGGGGTTTAGACAGCACCAGGACCACACTTGGTTCTCGTGGGTGCTGGGTTCCACTCCTGTGGGTCCTTGTGCAAGCACAGCAGATATACCAGCACTCCAGCCAGCCAATCTGCTTCACTATGCACAAACAGGCTGCCAATCATCAAGACTCTGCCTCAGTATCACCCCAAATATCTAACACCTGAATAGTCTGCTGAACAGAAAGCAGCCAGGTTTGTAATAACAAACTTTGGGAGATGGCGGCAGGAGGACAGGGAGATCAAGACCATCAACTCTAAGGCCAGTGttaggtcagcctgggatacgtgagatcctgtctcagaacaaagcaaacacagcaatgaataaaaaaatgaagggaaGTGGTCTAGAACTCTCTGGCCTACCTAACAATTGAAACACATGGTTCAGTTTTCTGGAAGGGCATGGCAGGCACCTTTCAAGGAGGGCCACTGTCCCCCAGAGGGAGAACTACAGTCACTTCCAGTCTCACTCAACCCTCTGGAAATTGGGAGAAGACACACACCCATAGGCTAGACTGCCCAAGGGCCTCAGAGAATGTTGAGGCACCGGCAGGCCCTATCTGTGGGATTCTCTGGGCTCCATCTACGGGAAGTGGCGCTTCTCTGGCAGCCGGTGGCATATGAAGGTGCTGTATCCCACCAGCCGGACTGGGGAGCATCAGGAAGCTGACACAGTCATGCAACACACCCTCAACTTGGCTTCACCAAAAAGGCTGAACTAATTTtttacacacatttatttatttatttat
The window above is part of the Arvicanthis niloticus isolate mArvNil1 chromosome 13, mArvNil1.pat.X, whole genome shotgun sequence genome. Proteins encoded here:
- the Slc11a2 gene encoding natural resistance-associated macrophage protein 2 isoform X2; translation: MVLDPEEKMPDDGASGDHGDSASLGAINPAYSNSSLPHSTGDSEEPFTTYFDEKIPIPEEEHSCFSFRKLWAFTGPGFLMSIAYLDPGNIESDLQSGAVAGFKLLWVLLLATIVGLLLQRLAARLGVVTGLHLAEVCHRQYPKVPRIILWLMVELAIIGSDMQEVIGSAIAINLLSAGRVPLWGGVLITIADTFVFLFLDKYGLRKLEAFFGFLITIMALTFGYEYITVKPSQSQVLRGMFVPSCSGCRTPQVEQAVGIVGAVIMPHNMYLHSALVKSRQVNRANKQEVREANKYFFIESCIALFVSFIINVFVVSVFAEAFFEKTNEQVVDVCRNNSSPHADLFPSDNSTLAVDIYKGGVVLGCYFGPAALYIWAVGILAAGQSSTMTGTYSGQFVMEGFLNLKWSRFARVILTRSIAIIPTLLVAVFQDVEHLTGMNDFLNVLQSLQLPFALIPILTFTSLRPVMSEFSNGIGWRIAGGILVLIVCSINMYFVVVYVQELGHVALYVVAAVVSVAYLTFVFYLGWQCLIALGMSFLDCGRSYRLGLTAQPELYLLNTVDADSLVSR
- the Slc11a2 gene encoding natural resistance-associated macrophage protein 2 isoform X1, whose product is MGKKQPRAAVAAPNCELKSYSKSTDPPVSTMVLDPEEKMPDDGASGDHGDSASLGAINPAYSNSSLPHSTGDSEEPFTTYFDEKIPIPEEEHSCFSFRKLWAFTGPGFLMSIAYLDPGNIESDLQSGAVAGFKLLWVLLLATIVGLLLQRLAARLGVVTGLHLAEVCHRQYPKVPRIILWLMVELAIIGSDMQEVIGSAIAINLLSAGRVPLWGGVLITIADTFVFLFLDKYGLRKLEAFFGFLITIMALTFGYEYITVKPSQSQVLRGMFVPSCSGCRTPQVEQAVGIVGAVIMPHNMYLHSALVKSRQVNRANKQEVREANKYFFIESCIALFVSFIINVFVVSVFAEAFFEKTNEQVVDVCRNNSSPHADLFPSDNSTLAVDIYKGGVVLGCYFGPAALYIWAVGILAAGQSSTMTGTYSGQFVMEGFLNLKWSRFARVILTRSIAIIPTLLVAVFQDVEHLTGMNDFLNVLQSLQLPFALIPILTFTSLRPVMSEFSNGIGWRIAGGILVLIVCSINMYFVVVYVQELGHVALYVVAAVVSVAYLTFVFYLGWQCLIALGMSFLDCGRSYRLGLTAQPELYLLNTVDADSLVSR